In Hermetia illucens chromosome 1, iHerIll2.2.curated.20191125, whole genome shotgun sequence, one genomic interval encodes:
- the LOC119647248 gene encoding glycogen phosphorylase has translation MSKPQSDIDKRKQISVRGIAQVEDVTEVKKTFNRHLHYTLVKDRNVATPRDYYFALAHTVKDHLVGRWIRTQQHYYEKDPKRVYYLSLEYYMGRSLQNTMINLGIQGACDEAMYQVGLDIEELEELEEDAGLGNGGLGRLAACFLDSMATLGLAAYGYGIRYEYGIFAQKIKNGEQVEEPDDWLRFGNPWEKARPEFMLPINFYGRVMDTPEGKKWVDTQIVYAMPYDNPIPGYGNNHVNTLRLWSAKSPIDFNLKFFNDGDYIQAVLDRNLAENISRVLYPNDNFFEGKELRLKQEYFMCAATLQDIIRRYKSSKFGTREAVRQDFKHFPDKVAIQLNDTHPSLAIPELMRILVDVEKLPWDEAWDVTVRTCAYTNHTVLPEALERWPVSMLESILPRHLQIIYHINFLHMENVKKKFPGDLDRMRRMSLVEEDGEKRINMAHLSIVGSHAVNGVAAIHSEIIKQEIFKDFYEMEPQKFQNKTNGITPRRWLLLCNPGLADIICEKIGEEWPVHLDQLVALKKWAKDPQFQRAVAKVKQENKLKLAQILEKDYGVKVNPASMFDIQVKRIHEYKRQLLNCLHIITLYNRIKKDPTANFTPRTIMIGGKAAPGYYMAKQIIKLICAVGNVVNNDPIVGEKLKVIFLENYRVTLAEKIMPAADLSEQISTAGTEASGTGNMKFMLNGALTIGTLDGANVEMAEEMGRDNIFIFGMTVEEVEALKQKGYNAYDYYNSNPDIRQCIDQIQGGFFSPGNPNEFKNIADVLLKYDRFFLLADYEAYIKAQDLVSKTYQNQSKWLEMAIHNIASSGKFSSDRTIAEYAREIWGVEPTWEKLAAPHEISN, from the exons CGAGTTTATTACCTGTCCTTGGAATATTACATGGGCCGTTCACTGCAGAACACCATGATTAACTTGGGGATCCAAGGTGCTTGCGACGAAGCTATGTACCAGGTTGGACTCGACATTGAGGAGCTGGAAGAACTGGAAGAGGATGCTGGATTGGGTAATGGTGGCTTGGGACGTTTAGCTGCTTGCTTCTTGGATTCGATGGCAACCCTTGGATTGGCTGCTTATGGTTATGGCATTCGTTACGAATACGGTATTTTCGCACAGAAAATTAAGAATGGCGAACAAGTTGAAGAGCCAGATGATTGGTTGCGTTTTGGCAACCCTTGGGAGAAAGCACGTCCTGAATTTATGTTGCCGATCAACTTTTATGGACGTGTAATGGATACACCTGAAGGAAAGAAATGGGTTGATACACAAATTGTTTATGCCATGCCATACGACAACCCAATTCCAGGATATGGAAACAATCATGTCAATACTCTTAGGTTATGGTCAGCAAAGAGTCCTATTGATTTCAATTTGAAGTTCT TCAACGATGGTGACTACATTCAAGCCGTCCTTGATCGTAATTTGGCTGAGAATATCTCCCGTGTCCTCTATCCCAACGACAACTTCTTCGAGGGCAAAGAATTGCGATTGAAACAAGAATACTTTATGTGTGCCGCTACTTTGCAGGATATTATTCGTCGTTACAAATCATCGAAATTCGGCACTCGCGAAGCCGTCCGTCAAGACTTCAAGCACTTCCCCGACAAGGTTGCTATCCAATTGAACGATACTCATCCATCCCTAGCCATTCCGGAATTAATGAGAATCTTGGTCGATGTTGAGAAACTTCCATGGGACGAGGCTTGGGATGTGACCGTACGAACTTGTGCCTACACAAATCACACTGTTTTGCCTGAAGCTTTAGAACGCTGGCCTGTATCTATGTTGGAATCTATTTTGCCAAGAcatttacaaattatttatcATATTAATTTCTTGCACATGGAAAATGTCAAGAAAAAGTTCCCAGGCGATTTGGACCGTATGCGTCGTATGTCTTTAGTTGAAGAGGACGGTGAGAAGCGCATCAACATGGCTCACTTGTCTATTGTTGGGTCTCATGCTGTTAATGGTGTAGCGGCTATTCACTCTGAAATTATTAAACAGGAAATCTTCAAGGACTTCTATGAAATGGAACCCCAGAAATTCCAAAATAAAACAAACGGTATCACTCCACGTCGCTGGCTGTTACTTTGCAATCCTGGCTTGGCTGATATTATCTGTGAGAAAATTGGTGAAGAATGGCCTGTGCATCTTGATCAATTAGTTGCTTTGAAGAAGTGGGCCAAGGATCCACAATTCCAACGCGCTGTAGCTAAGGTTAAGCAAGAAAACAAATTGAAACTCGCACAAATTCTTGAAAAGGATTACGGAGTTAAAGTGAACCCTGCCTCGATGTTCGATATCCAAGTGAAACGTATCCACGAATACAAGCGTCAACTCCTGAACTGCCTCCACATCATCACTCTCTACAATAGAATTAAGAAAGATCCCACCGCTAACTTTACTCCTCGCACAATTATGATTGGTGGCAAGGCTGCGCCAGGTTACTACATGGCTAAGCAAATCATTAAACTCATTTGCGCTGTCGGCAATGTTGTCAATAATGATCCTATTGTTGGCGAAAAATTGAAAGTAATCTTCTTAGAGAACTACCGCGTTACTTTGGCTGAAAAAATCATGCCAGCcgctgatttgtctgaacaaATCTCCACTGCGGGTACAGAAGCGTCTGGTACTGGTAACATGAAGTTCATGTTGAACGGTGCATTGACAATCGGTACTTTGGATGGTGCCAACGTAGAAATGGCTGAAGAAATGGGCAGAGACAATATCTTCATTTTCGGTATGACTGTGGAGGAAGTCGAGGCCTTGAAGCAGAAGGGCTACAATGCCTATGATTATTATAACAGCAACCCAGACATCAGGCAATGCATCGATCAAATCCAAGGTGGATTCTTCAGCCCCGGTAATCCTAACGAATTTAAGAATATCGCTGATGTATTATTGAAGTATGATCGCTTCTTCTTGCTGGCCGATTATGAGGCGTATATTAAAGCACAAGATCTCGTTTCAAAAACTTACCAG AATCAATCGAAATGGCTTGAAATGGCAATCCATAACATCGCATCAAGTGGCAAATTCTCCAGCGATCGTACTATTGCTGAATACGCCCGCGAGATCTGGGGAGTTGAACCCACTTGGGAAAAACTCGCGGCCCCGCATGAAATTAGCAACTAG